Proteins from one Thermofilaceae archaeon genomic window:
- the cas4 gene encoding CRISPR-associated protein Cas4 — MRLLKEYAYCPRYAYLQLFVERDYVTESMRAAQRLDVQLAHLAPEGWRVERCVRVASRRLGLYGFADALLINGRLFKAVEVKALTPVSRRALRGRLRHVLAQAVAYGLCAEETMRLTLASVIVVGSNGPVEERVTPATRRYVESLARGLWRMVAAQLPPAPLRGPRCGYCAYSTLCRALG, encoded by the coding sequence GTGAGGCTGCTGAAGGAGTACGCCTACTGCCCCCGCTACGCCTACCTCCAGCTGTTCGTCGAGAGGGACTACGTGACCGAGTCGATGCGCGCCGCACAGCGCTTGGACGTTCAGCTCGCCCACCTGGCGCCGGAGGGCTGGAGGGTTGAGAGATGCGTGAGGGTCGCCAGCAGGCGGCTGGGGCTTTACGGCTTCGCGGACGCGCTGCTAATCAACGGGCGCCTCTTCAAGGCTGTGGAAGTGAAAGCCCTAACCCCCGTCTCCCGGAGGGCACTGAGGGGCAGGCTGAGGCACGTGCTCGCGCAAGCCGTCGCCTACGGCCTCTGCGCGGAGGAGACGATGAGGCTCACCCTCGCGAGCGTCATCGTCGTCGGCTCCAACGGCCCGGTGGAGGAGAGGGTCACGCCCGCCACCCGCCGGTACGTCGAGTCGCTGGCCCGCGGGCTCTGGAGGATGGTCGCCGCGCAGCTGCCACCAGCCCCGCTCAGGGGACCCCGCTGCGGCTACTGCGCCTACAGCACCCTCTGCAGAGCCCTCGGCTAG
- the cas2 gene encoding CRISPR-associated endonuclease Cas2, producing MVGLRLIVIYDISDNESRERVARRLKLMGLARVQRSAFVGVGGVARAKDVARAVAPLIDASTDSVIVFVVPGRSVREAFVLGTPMAPLEGVRPYATV from the coding sequence GTGGTAGGCTTGCGGCTGATCGTGATCTACGACATCTCGGATAACGAGTCCAGGGAGAGGGTGGCGAGGAGGCTGAAGCTGATGGGTCTGGCGAGGGTGCAGAGGAGCGCCTTCGTCGGGGTGGGAGGGGTGGCTAGGGCGAAGGATGTGGCGAGGGCCGTCGCTCCCCTCATCGACGCCTCCACGGACTCGGTCATCGTCTTCGTCGTCCCCGGGAGGAGCGTGAGGGAGGCCTTCGTGCTGGGAACCCCGATGGCCCCGCTCGAGGGGGTGAGGCCCTACGCCACTGTCTAG
- the cas1 gene encoding CRISPR-associated endonuclease Cas1: protein MRALFVSKPCKVYARRGVVTVQAADGERVEVSPARFDALIVATRAASLSSAALSLLAVQGVDVVVLGPRGEPVARLYPPVINKTVETRVAQYRAMLDGRGLEAVRSIVEAKLRNQAAVLRYAAKSRREEWPALEAERILEVADEVRSCRAGALEFMELEARAARIYWRAVARLLPGEYGFEGRDPAACDPFNLALNYGYGILYYRCERALLLVGLDPYGGFMHAPKSGHRTLVYDFVEQFRPVAVDKPLIFSSPRLEVVNGVLTRESRRAVAEVVLEALSRPHGDGASKAPLDSIILRKAAQLASYLRGSEPVYAAYRVRW, encoded by the coding sequence TTGAGGGCGCTGTTCGTCTCTAAGCCCTGTAAAGTCTACGCGAGGAGGGGCGTGGTCACGGTCCAGGCTGCGGACGGGGAGCGGGTTGAGGTTTCCCCGGCCCGCTTCGACGCGCTGATTGTCGCGACGAGGGCCGCCTCCCTCTCGAGCGCGGCCCTGAGCCTCCTGGCGGTGCAGGGCGTTGACGTGGTGGTGCTGGGCCCGCGCGGCGAGCCTGTCGCCAGGCTGTACCCGCCGGTGATCAACAAGACGGTTGAGACCAGGGTGGCCCAGTACAGGGCGATGCTGGATGGGAGGGGCTTGGAGGCGGTGCGCAGCATCGTCGAGGCGAAGCTGAGGAACCAGGCGGCCGTGCTGAGGTACGCGGCGAAGTCGAGGAGGGAGGAGTGGCCGGCTCTGGAGGCGGAGCGGATCCTTGAGGTGGCTGATGAAGTCAGGTCCTGCAGGGCGGGGGCGCTGGAGTTCATGGAGCTCGAGGCGAGGGCTGCGCGCATCTACTGGCGCGCGGTGGCCAGGCTCCTACCCGGGGAGTACGGGTTTGAGGGGAGGGATCCGGCGGCCTGCGACCCGTTCAACCTGGCCCTCAACTACGGGTACGGGATCCTCTACTACCGGTGCGAGAGGGCCCTGCTCCTGGTCGGCCTCGACCCCTACGGGGGTTTCATGCACGCTCCCAAGAGCGGGCACCGGACGCTGGTGTACGACTTCGTCGAGCAGTTCAGGCCGGTGGCTGTGGACAAGCCCCTCATCTTCTCAAGCCCTAGGCTGGAGGTGGTGAACGGGGTTCTGACCAGGGAGTCGAGGAGGGCGGTGGCGGAGGTCGTGCTGGAGGCGCTCTCCAGGCCGCACGGGGACGGGGCCTCGAAGGCTCCGCTGGACAGCATCATCCTGCGGAAGGCGGCCCAGCTCGCCTCCTACCTCAGGGGCTCGGAGCCCGTCTACGCCGCCTACAGGGTGAGGTGGTAG
- the cas4a gene encoding type I-A CRISPR-associated protein Cas4/Csa1 yields the protein MPDYVWERARALGAAELVAELRGWRGDLVGPRRSFTPTVSELSSPCPSKRDVYLSRVMGLKPPDGQLLRVGAVLHSAFLEPFRAALRPGRLMEELAARKAGVLRGLTGQLRRRAAEAFDVAASFASSWVFGGRRLPVAVEPELPGSPIGLSGVVKPDLVVGVVPVDFVFGDGSRKELAVAAYAMALEAAALVPVNFGVVVSLSWEGRVSWRVVTVDDELRGRVLDVRDEIARIVESGDDPGRADSCPQLCPWRGVCLEGAVRL from the coding sequence TTGCCAGATTACGTATGGGAGAGGGCTAGGGCTCTGGGGGCCGCGGAGCTGGTGGCGGAGCTGCGGGGCTGGAGGGGTGATCTCGTGGGGCCGAGGCGCTCCTTTACTCCCACGGTCTCGGAGCTCTCCTCGCCTTGCCCGTCGAAGAGGGACGTGTACCTCTCCCGCGTGATGGGCCTCAAGCCGCCGGATGGACAGCTGCTGAGGGTGGGGGCTGTGCTGCACAGCGCCTTCCTGGAGCCCTTCCGAGCGGCGCTGAGGCCGGGCAGGCTGATGGAGGAGCTTGCGGCGAGGAAGGCCGGTGTGCTCCGCGGCTTGACGGGCCAGTTGAGGAGGAGGGCTGCCGAGGCCTTCGACGTCGCCGCCTCCTTCGCCTCCTCCTGGGTGTTCGGGGGGCGCAGGCTCCCCGTGGCTGTGGAGCCGGAGCTGCCGGGTAGCCCGATCGGCCTCTCCGGCGTTGTGAAGCCGGACCTCGTGGTCGGGGTGGTGCCGGTGGACTTCGTGTTCGGGGACGGCTCGAGGAAGGAGCTGGCTGTCGCCGCCTACGCGATGGCCCTGGAGGCGGCCGCTCTAGTGCCGGTCAACTTCGGCGTGGTGGTGAGCCTGTCGTGGGAGGGGAGGGTCTCGTGGAGGGTGGTGACGGTGGACGACGAGCTGCGCGGCAGGGTGCTGGACGTGAGGGATGAGATCGCGAGGATCGTGGAGTCCGGCGACGACCCGGGTCGGGCTGACTCCTGCCCGCAGCTGTGCCCTTGGAGGGGTGTCTGCCTTGAGGGCGCTGTTCGTCTCTAA
- a CDS encoding CRISPR-associated endonuclease Cas3'' — translation MSCFAYRGPHGTCELLCEHLINTYRQASMRWETDALSQKISYVLRLEKAEVRECILLAALLHDIGKAAQKFQEECLKGICERFPQHYLVSAFYAHIVLCKAFDLNLHTENIISLLKGENGDREELISLLVLYPIAFHHYHQVQDYTSYKPEEITSPIHEVCRCCFEQIGELIASEFNVLKDVGKHLKDLPNILVTKSGILRSKIFVNNIHEVINRVGRPRSFLPPAIEAVTGIVNLCDGITARSSRGRRNAGRREEGAASL, via the coding sequence ATGAGCTGCTTCGCGTACAGGGGACCCCACGGCACGTGTGAGCTATTATGCGAGCACCTCATTAACACGTACAGGCAGGCTTCGATGCGGTGGGAAACCGATGCTCTTTCGCAGAAAATTTCGTACGTTCTCCGCCTCGAAAAAGCTGAGGTACGCGAATGTATACTTCTGGCTGCGCTTCTCCACGATATAGGCAAAGCTGCTCAGAAATTCCAAGAGGAATGCCTGAAAGGGATTTGCGAAAGATTCCCACAACACTACCTAGTCTCAGCTTTCTATGCTCATATTGTTTTGTGTAAAGCTTTCGATCTTAATCTGCACACGGAGAATATCATCAGCTTGTTGAAGGGAGAAAATGGAGACCGGGAGGAGTTGATCAGTCTACTTGTGCTTTACCCAATAGCTTTCCACCACTACCATCAGGTTCAAGACTACACCTCTTACAAGCCCGAGGAAATTACATCGCCTATACATGAGGTTTGTAGGTGCTGCTTCGAGCAAATAGGTGAGCTTATAGCAAGCGAGTTCAACGTGCTAAAGGATGTTGGCAAGCATTTGAAGGATCTTCCAAACATACTAGTTACCAAAAGCGGAATTTTAAGATCTAAAATCTTCGTAAACAACATTCATGAAGTCATCAATAGAGTAGGGAGACCAAGAAGCTTCTTACCCCCAGCCATTGAGGCGGTAACAGGAATTGTTAACCTATGTGATGGGATTACTGCAAGGTCTAGTAGAGGAAGACGAAATGCGGGAAGGAGAGAAGAAGGCGCTGCCTCGTTGTAG
- the cas3 gene encoding CRISPR-associated helicase Cas3', with translation MSGELVNSVVEYLRGSYNASEIIVVEAPPGYGKSTSVPLLASELHEIGVSRNLIHVLPLRAIISDIYRNFYLAAFDPQKSDARLKIAREAFERMGVGEGDVAYQMCMDLMFREYGSGNRSSIKAQKSPAFDARAIVTTLDSFAYNMMRVPVIDSFRSVKRYAILRARILASSVFLDEAHMILRYPEDESTGKMLCFLRKLIEYSLSARIPLVVMSATLGSVFKQKLVEWSNQRLRIFTLGQEWKKEGRTLVLKDANFLDWAKKISWKTELTEEEKVVEKAKELVYSGKRVLIVRDSVRKAMESYRALKDEVNAVLIHGQLTLRDRTIATHRIEELQRGCSRGFAVVATPVVEAGVNWDFDAAFRDATNTFSLVQVAGRVCRRIKDPGEEGEVYLITHEGSNRRLVNFVSSANIEGSRIDWRIPFDYNDGGKVYGYERIIDLQEGLDRLHEEGVDVYEVLFFAFMLPSRNISALEEEMNYSLLREPLTHFFVGRPEDLRDSELGEIVDRTVTYGLSLLRRLQDKIRGFAAVGIYRDESGKYLGVEVLTCKEAPKEERDYSRMSKELIRKLVAMDAEPLLTCYILDEGAYEEGIGFRFGD, from the coding sequence ATGAGCGGTGAGCTGGTCAATTCGGTAGTGGAGTACCTCCGCGGCTCCTATAACGCGTCTGAGATAATCGTTGTCGAAGCGCCTCCCGGTTACGGGAAATCTACGTCCGTCCCCCTGCTAGCGAGCGAGCTCCACGAAATAGGGGTTTCCAGAAACCTCATTCACGTCCTTCCGCTGAGAGCAATCATCAGCGATATTTACAGGAATTTCTACCTCGCCGCTTTCGATCCGCAGAAATCGGATGCTCGCTTAAAGATAGCCCGGGAGGCATTCGAGAGAATGGGTGTGGGTGAGGGCGATGTGGCCTACCAAATGTGCATGGACTTAATGTTCAGGGAGTACGGCAGCGGGAATCGATCGTCTATCAAGGCCCAGAAGAGCCCCGCTTTCGATGCCCGAGCGATCGTGACCACGTTAGACTCATTCGCTTACAACATGATGCGTGTTCCAGTCATCGATAGTTTCAGAAGCGTCAAGCGCTACGCCATCCTGAGGGCTAGGATCCTTGCCTCATCGGTCTTTCTCGACGAGGCTCATATGATCCTGCGCTACCCTGAGGACGAAAGCACCGGGAAAATGCTATGCTTCCTCAGGAAGCTGATTGAGTACTCTCTGAGCGCGAGAATACCGCTGGTGGTGATGTCAGCAACTCTCGGGAGCGTCTTCAAGCAGAAGCTGGTTGAGTGGTCCAACCAACGGCTAAGGATATTCACGCTGGGGCAGGAGTGGAAAAAGGAAGGTCGCACTTTGGTGCTGAAGGATGCTAACTTCTTGGATTGGGCTAAGAAAATTTCTTGGAAGACTGAGCTTACTGAGGAGGAAAAGGTAGTGGAAAAGGCAAAAGAGCTCGTCTACTCCGGCAAGAGGGTTCTCATCGTAAGAGATAGCGTTCGAAAAGCTATGGAAAGTTATCGGGCGCTGAAGGATGAGGTTAACGCTGTTCTGATCCATGGCCAGTTGACGCTCAGAGATAGAACGATCGCCACGCATAGGATCGAAGAGCTTCAAAGGGGCTGTTCACGCGGATTCGCCGTTGTTGCAACGCCTGTAGTTGAAGCCGGAGTGAACTGGGATTTCGATGCAGCCTTCAGAGACGCTACGAACACTTTCTCCCTAGTCCAGGTTGCTGGTCGAGTGTGTAGACGCATAAAGGACCCTGGGGAGGAGGGAGAAGTATACCTGATAACCCATGAGGGTAGTAATCGTAGGCTGGTGAATTTCGTCAGCAGCGCGAATATAGAGGGGAGCCGAATCGACTGGAGGATACCCTTCGATTACAACGATGGGGGCAAAGTGTACGGTTACGAAAGGATAATCGATTTGCAGGAGGGTTTAGATAGGCTTCACGAAGAGGGCGTGGACGTTTACGAGGTACTCTTTTTCGCTTTCATGCTTCCGTCTAGAAACATTAGTGCTCTCGAGGAGGAGATGAACTACTCGCTGCTGAGGGAGCCGCTCACTCACTTCTTTGTCGGCAGACCAGAGGACTTGCGGGACAGTGAGTTGGGCGAGATAGTCGATAGGACGGTGACCTACGGTTTAAGCTTGCTCCGAAGGCTTCAAGATAAGATAAGGGGCTTCGCCGCTGTAGGTATTTACAGGGATGAATCGGGAAAATATTTGGGCGTCGAAGTTCTGACGTGCAAAGAAGCGCCGAAAGAGGAGAGGGATTACAGTCGCATGAGTAAGGAACTTATTCGGAAGCTCGTAGCAATGGATGCTGAACCGCTCCTTACATGCTACATCCTCGATGAAGGCGCATACGAGGAGGGAATAGGTTTCCGGTTCGGGGATTAG
- the cas5a gene encoding type I-A CRISPR-associated protein Cas5a, with translation MRRVYALLVRLSLHSPISVFVPLTSISADSFLLPPPTTLVGALAYPYFRLRGSYMELVNDCSPAVELVEQGKVLYAAAAPVYTYVTFRTVERVYQHIYLRKDYWSRLEMAYTIAARRCTLADQLYAFYLITDPELIRCAYGIVRVGRKEGLVSVEEVVFEEASKIIRDDTECETRFYFPRAIAQDYDRDAGVIERLPRLTPENFRKSISDPRSIPYEEYVVPSPLSLKPVSVILGERGVVMTMATSTELLCIPVPREVLEHGR, from the coding sequence ATGAGACGAGTATACGCCCTCCTCGTGAGACTCTCTCTACACTCACCGATATCGGTTTTTGTACCATTAACTTCGATATCTGCAGACTCCTTCCTACTGCCGCCGCCCACCACACTGGTTGGTGCACTAGCTTACCCGTACTTCAGGTTGCGCGGTTCTTACATGGAGCTTGTTAACGATTGCTCACCGGCGGTGGAGCTCGTAGAGCAGGGAAAGGTACTGTATGCCGCTGCCGCACCGGTCTACACTTACGTTACGTTCAGAACCGTCGAACGAGTGTACCAGCACATATACCTCCGAAAGGACTACTGGAGTAGACTTGAAATGGCCTATACAATCGCTGCACGGAGGTGCACTCTTGCTGACCAGCTGTACGCGTTCTACCTAATAACGGACCCCGAGTTGATTAGGTGCGCATACGGCATCGTAAGAGTGGGGAGGAAGGAGGGTTTGGTTTCTGTCGAAGAGGTTGTTTTCGAGGAGGCGTCGAAGATCATCCGGGACGATACTGAGTGCGAAACGCGCTTCTACTTCCCCAGGGCCATCGCACAGGATTATGATAGGGATGCAGGTGTTATCGAAAGACTGCCTAGACTCACTCCTGAGAATTTCAGAAAGAGCATTTCAGATCCTCGGAGTATACCGTACGAGGAGTATGTAGTTCCAAGCCCACTTTCACTGAAGCCCGTAAGCGTAATCTTAGGCGAGCGAGGCGTCGTAATGACCATGGCTACGTCGACTGAGCTCCTGTGCATACCGGTCCCCCGTGAGGTGCTAGAGCATGGGCGGTAG